From the Gouania willdenowi chromosome 19, fGouWil2.1, whole genome shotgun sequence genome, one window contains:
- the h3f3d gene encoding H3 histone, family 3D, with the protein MARTKQTARKSTGGKAPRKQLATKAARKSAPSTGGVKKPHRYRPGTVALREIRRYQKSTELLIRKLPFQRLVREIAQDFKTDLRFQSAAIGALQEASEAYLVGLFEDTNLCAIHAKRVTIMPKDIQLARRIRGERA; encoded by the exons ATGGCTCGTACCAAGCAGACCGCTCGTAAATCCACCGGAGGAAAGGCGCCCAGGAAGCAGCTGGCCACCAAAGCTGCTAGGAAGAGTGCGCCCTCTACCGGTGGAGTAAAGAAGCCCCACAGATACAG GCCTGGTACTGTTGCCCTGCGTGAGATTCGTCGCTACCAGAAATCCACAGAGCTGCTCATCAGGAAGCTGCCGTTCCAGCGTCTTGTCAGGGAAATCGCTCAAGATTTTAAGACGGATCTTCGTTTTCAGAGTGCTGCCATCGGTGCTCTCCAG GAAGCCAGTGAGGCATACCTGGTTGGACTTTTTGAGGACACCAACTTGTGCGCCATCCATGCAAAGAGGGTCACCATCATGCCCAAGGACATTCAGCTGGCCCGGCGAATCAGAGGAGAGCGCGCATAA